The following are from one region of the Mycolicibacterium diernhoferi genome:
- a CDS encoding YajQ family cyclic di-GMP-binding protein produces the protein MADSSFDIVSKADRQEVDNALNQAAKELATRFDFRGTDTTIEWQGEEGIILVSSTEERVKAAVDVFKEKLVRRDISMKAFEAGDPQPSGKTYKVIGNIKQGIDSENAKKITKLIRDEGPKGVKAQIQGEEIRVSSKKRDDLQAVQALLRGADLEVALQFVNYR, from the coding sequence GTGGCGGATTCAAGCTTCGACATCGTCAGCAAGGCCGACCGGCAAGAGGTCGACAACGCCCTCAACCAGGCGGCCAAGGAGCTGGCGACCCGTTTCGACTTCCGCGGCACCGACACCACGATCGAGTGGCAGGGTGAGGAAGGCATCATTTTGGTGTCCTCCACAGAGGAGCGCGTCAAGGCCGCCGTGGACGTGTTCAAGGAGAAGTTGGTGCGCCGCGACATCTCCATGAAGGCCTTCGAGGCCGGCGACCCGCAGCCGTCGGGCAAGACCTACAAGGTCATCGGCAACATCAAACAGGGCATCGACAGCGAGAATGCCAAGAAGATCACCAAGCTGATCCGCGACGAGGGGCCCAAGGGCGTCAAGGCGCAGATCCAGGGTGAAGAGATCCGGGTGAGCTCCAAGAAGCGTGACGACCTGCAGGCCGTGCAGGCCCTGCTGCGCGGCGCCGACCTGGAAGTGGCGCTGCAGTTCGTCAACTACCGGTAG
- a CDS encoding serine/threonine-protein kinase: MADRELLLGRYELRGVLGRGGMAEVRDGWDTRLHRAVAVKLLHPALGADADTRRRFEDEARAAAALNHPNIVSVHDCGVDDGRFFIVMERLPGQTLHDLIARGPLPASRVRAVLDDVLAALTVAHGAGVLHRDIKPANILVSADGAAVKVADFGIAKTAGAAHTMTGQIIGTMAYMSPERIAGAPASVADDLYAVGMIGFEAATGQRALPQDNPAVLARAIVAGPAPSLARARPDIDPVLAAVVDRAVARDPRHRFTDAAQMRAALTAGRPATRVLDAPLPPAADPDYFIPARKRPRLSRNQTFLAAAAVFLAALVALLVFTVDSTPATGRTESPDTSTVAPPPPSPQPSSSSAPVVSSVAPQPERPKGPKGEKKGNGPGSAKPGNGNKGRDGP, encoded by the coding sequence ATGGCCGACCGCGAGCTGCTGTTGGGCCGCTACGAGCTACGGGGAGTGCTGGGGCGCGGCGGGATGGCCGAGGTGCGCGACGGCTGGGACACCCGCCTGCACCGGGCGGTCGCGGTCAAGCTGCTCCATCCCGCCCTCGGCGCGGACGCCGACACCCGGCGCCGGTTCGAGGACGAGGCGCGCGCGGCGGCCGCGCTGAACCACCCCAACATCGTCAGCGTGCACGACTGCGGGGTCGACGACGGCCGGTTCTTCATCGTGATGGAACGCCTTCCGGGGCAGACCCTGCACGATCTCATCGCCCGCGGGCCGCTGCCGGCGTCCCGGGTGCGGGCGGTCCTCGACGACGTCCTGGCCGCACTGACGGTGGCCCACGGCGCCGGGGTGCTGCACCGCGACATCAAGCCGGCCAACATTCTGGTTTCGGCCGACGGCGCCGCCGTGAAGGTCGCCGATTTCGGCATCGCCAAGACCGCCGGCGCCGCACACACCATGACGGGCCAGATCATCGGCACGATGGCCTACATGAGCCCCGAGCGCATCGCGGGCGCCCCGGCCTCGGTCGCCGACGACCTCTACGCCGTCGGGATGATCGGCTTCGAGGCCGCCACCGGGCAGCGCGCTCTTCCCCAGGACAACCCGGCGGTGCTGGCGCGCGCCATCGTGGCCGGGCCGGCACCGTCGTTGGCCCGTGCCCGCCCCGACATCGATCCGGTGCTCGCGGCGGTCGTCGATCGGGCCGTGGCGAGGGACCCGCGGCACCGGTTCACCGATGCCGCACAGATGCGTGCGGCGCTGACTGCCGGCCGGCCGGCCACCAGGGTGCTCGACGCGCCCCTGCCACCGGCGGCGGATCCGGACTACTTCATACCCGCCCGCAAACGGCCCAGGCTCAGCCGCAACCAGACGTTCCTGGCTGCCGCCGCGGTGTTCCTGGCCGCCCTGGTGGCCTTGCTCGTGTTCACCGTCGACTCCACGCCGGCCACCGGTCGGACCGAGTCGCCCGACACCAGCACCGTGGCGCCGCCCCCACCCTCACCTCAGCCGAGTTCGTCCTCGGCCCCCGTCGTATCCTCGGTCGCCCCGCAGCCCGAACGGCCCAAGGGGCCGAAGGGGGAGAAGAAGGGCAACGGCCCCGGCAGTGCGAAACCGGGCAACGGGAACAAGGGGCGGGACGGGCCGTAA
- a CDS encoding DUF6319 family protein, whose amino-acid sequence MTMTVDAPAPAPAPVLTPVPTDTTASPDTAEKPKTRRTAGKKAKMLELVLTVSGTADGEWRAELKQGATYLARDLAVAAAAVSRAARELHEDLSGPIDAVIEEARMQQAAKVSALEAELEAARRALADLD is encoded by the coding sequence GTGACGATGACTGTAGACGCTCCGGCCCCTGCACCGGCCCCGGTGCTGACGCCGGTGCCCACCGACACCACCGCGAGCCCGGATACCGCCGAAAAGCCCAAGACCAGAAGGACTGCCGGCAAGAAGGCCAAGATGCTCGAGCTGGTGCTCACGGTCTCCGGCACCGCCGACGGGGAGTGGCGCGCCGAACTCAAACAGGGCGCCACCTACCTGGCCCGGGACCTCGCGGTGGCCGCGGCAGCAGTCTCACGCGCCGCCCGGGAGCTGCACGAGGATCTGTCCGGCCCGATCGACGCTGTCATCGAGGAGGCGCGAATGCAGCAGGCCGCCAAGGTTTCTGCACTCGAAGCCGAGCTCGAGGCCGCCCGCCGGGCGCTCGCCGACCTGGACTGA
- a CDS encoding SDR family NAD(P)-dependent oxidoreductase: MTGRLEGKVALVSGSGRGIGRAVAEKLAAEGARVVINDLDAEPAKEVVAAIEAAGGQAVACTGSVTDPEFADRFVAAAVDNFGGLDIIVNNAGYTWDNVIQKMTDQQWNDIIDVHLTAPFRILRAAQPVISALAKKEKAENGTASRRAIVNTSSISGMQGNPGQVNYSTAKAGLLGMTKTLAKEWGRYNVTVNAIAYGVINTRLTAVTTEEQTIDVDGREIKVGVNPAVYETVTSQIALGRGGEVEEAAGAVYLLCAPESSYITAQTLVCSGGA, encoded by the coding sequence GTGACGGGACGGCTCGAAGGTAAGGTTGCGCTGGTTTCAGGGTCGGGGCGGGGCATCGGCCGCGCCGTCGCCGAGAAACTCGCCGCGGAGGGCGCCCGGGTCGTCATCAACGATCTCGATGCCGAACCGGCCAAGGAGGTCGTCGCCGCGATCGAGGCCGCCGGTGGTCAGGCCGTCGCGTGCACGGGCAGCGTCACCGACCCCGAGTTCGCCGACCGATTCGTCGCGGCGGCGGTCGACAACTTCGGCGGCCTGGACATCATCGTCAACAACGCCGGCTACACCTGGGACAACGTCATCCAGAAGATGACCGACCAGCAGTGGAACGACATCATCGACGTGCACCTCACCGCGCCGTTCCGCATCCTGCGGGCCGCCCAGCCGGTGATCTCCGCTCTGGCCAAGAAGGAGAAGGCCGAGAACGGCACCGCCTCGCGGCGCGCCATCGTCAACACCTCGTCCATCTCGGGCATGCAGGGCAACCCGGGGCAGGTCAACTACTCCACCGCCAAGGCCGGCCTGCTCGGCATGACCAAGACGCTGGCCAAGGAATGGGGCCGCTACAACGTCACCGTCAACGCCATCGCCTACGGCGTGATCAACACCCGGCTCACCGCGGTGACGACCGAAGAGCAGACCATCGACGTCGACGGCCGCGAGATCAAGGTCGGGGTCAACCCGGCGGTGTACGAGACCGTCACTTCCCAGATCGCCCTGGGCCGTGGCGGCGAGGTCGAAGAGGCGGCCGGCGCGGTGTACCTGCTGTGCGCCCCCGAGTCGAGCTACATCACCGCTCAGACGCTGGTCTGCAGCGGCGGAGCGTGA
- a CDS encoding enoyl-CoA hydratase-related protein has protein sequence MTGAEPAGHVVPPAYEEIAYRFDDGIAIISFNAPQRRNALRNQMLRDLWQALDIADRDPAVRAVVLTGAGDHFCVGAELTGPNTLIDCLEEDVQGHTPTGYREPGGRVSERLFDMRTPVVAAVNGDAVGGGASIMAAADVRIAGQRSRFGFVFTRRGVVPESASSWFLPRLVGLTRATDWVLSGRVFDAAEAYSAGLLTKVVAPESVLEEALAYARVFVTETSPTSVALARRLLGRSWGHATPRAASEDESRVYAGRLRSADVHEGVVSFLERRPAVFPPLSDDPVEHF, from the coding sequence GTGACCGGCGCGGAACCGGCGGGCCACGTCGTGCCGCCGGCGTACGAGGAGATCGCCTACCGCTTCGACGACGGCATCGCGATTATCAGCTTCAACGCGCCGCAACGCCGAAACGCGTTGCGCAACCAGATGTTGCGTGACCTGTGGCAGGCACTCGACATCGCCGACCGCGACCCGGCGGTGCGCGCCGTCGTACTGACCGGGGCCGGTGACCACTTCTGCGTCGGTGCCGAGCTCACCGGCCCGAACACACTCATCGACTGTCTCGAAGAGGATGTTCAGGGCCATACCCCCACCGGCTACCGTGAGCCGGGCGGGCGGGTCAGCGAGCGACTGTTCGACATGAGGACCCCCGTCGTCGCGGCCGTCAACGGAGACGCCGTCGGCGGCGGGGCTTCCATCATGGCCGCCGCCGACGTCCGGATCGCCGGGCAGCGTTCGCGATTCGGATTCGTGTTCACCCGCCGCGGTGTGGTGCCCGAGAGTGCCTCGTCGTGGTTCCTGCCACGCCTGGTGGGCTTGACCCGGGCCACCGACTGGGTGCTCAGTGGCCGAGTGTTCGACGCCGCCGAGGCCTACTCAGCCGGACTGCTCACCAAGGTGGTCGCACCTGAGTCGGTGCTGGAGGAGGCCCTGGCCTACGCGCGAGTGTTCGTCACCGAAACCTCGCCGACCTCGGTCGCGTTGGCACGCCGCCTGCTGGGCCGCAGTTGGGGGCACGCGACACCCCGGGCGGCCTCCGAGGACGAGTCGCGCGTGTACGCCGGCCGGCTGCGTTCGGCGGATGTCCACGAGGGTGTCGTGTCCTTCCTGGAACGTCGGCCCGCGGTGTTCCCGCCGCTGAGCGACGACCCCGTCGAGCATTTCTGA
- a CDS encoding DUF7065 domain-containing protein codes for MDTPAPFTACQYGNDAEYTHDPEGIANYNESVYINFVDPVSEVSALMRIGNRPTMGYSEATVQLTLPGGRIALRAGRAPNETNDRWSTQGLEIAVEEPTRTWTVNYRNTVALISTPSLLAERGRQALKNSPSLECEISLKFEASVPMFTIAEDGDCTPGSSQIATDHYEQFGHVTGSVRVGSTTWHVEKATSFRDHSWGPREWASYNGEWLAAWLADGTAITAYGEVEPNGERASGGVVVTPDGVFHPIRDYTVYTDYAGEPTYDGRNTGVITADGLPIMVLDGSINHFVPVTQRTEDRAARMGQMSVRYANGQGGWGIAEFLRPISTR; via the coding sequence ATGGACACGCCAGCACCATTCACCGCATGCCAGTACGGCAACGACGCCGAGTACACCCACGATCCTGAGGGAATCGCGAACTACAACGAGAGCGTCTACATCAACTTCGTTGATCCGGTCAGTGAGGTCAGCGCGCTGATGCGGATCGGGAACCGGCCCACCATGGGGTACTCCGAGGCGACCGTGCAGCTGACCCTGCCGGGCGGCCGGATCGCGCTGCGGGCCGGCCGGGCGCCGAACGAGACCAACGACCGGTGGTCCACCCAGGGCCTGGAGATCGCGGTCGAAGAACCCACCCGCACCTGGACGGTCAACTACCGCAACACCGTTGCGCTGATCAGCACGCCGTCGCTGCTGGCCGAGCGGGGCCGGCAGGCGCTGAAGAACTCGCCCTCGCTGGAGTGCGAGATCTCGCTGAAGTTCGAGGCGTCGGTGCCGATGTTCACCATCGCCGAGGACGGTGACTGCACCCCGGGCAGCTCGCAGATCGCCACCGATCACTACGAGCAGTTCGGACACGTCACCGGTTCGGTCCGGGTGGGCTCGACCACCTGGCACGTCGAGAAGGCCACCTCGTTCCGTGACCACTCGTGGGGCCCGCGGGAATGGGCGTCCTACAACGGTGAATGGCTGGCCGCCTGGCTGGCCGACGGCACGGCGATCACCGCCTACGGTGAGGTCGAGCCCAATGGGGAACGTGCCTCCGGCGGCGTGGTCGTCACCCCGGACGGCGTGTTCCATCCCATCCGGGACTACACCGTCTACACCGACTACGCCGGTGAGCCGACGTACGACGGGCGCAACACCGGTGTCATCACCGCCGACGGGCTACCGATCATGGTGCTCGACGGCTCCATCAATCATTTCGTCCCGGTCACCCAGCGCACCGAGGACCGCGCGGCCCGGATGGGCCAGATGTCGGTGCGTTATGCGAACGGGCAGGGCGGCTGGGGGATCGCAGAGTTCCTGCGGCCCATCAGCACCCGCTGA
- a CDS encoding AMP-binding protein, with amino-acid sequence MYSGRHVHEAPDRPALIMAGSRETLTYRELDERANRVANYFRAIGLRRTDHIAIFSENTLEMIVTMAAAERCGLYYTPINSFLSVEEAAYIVDDCGARLVVTTAAKFDVANQFPQRCPKVEHWLVVGLDAPAAPFGNFASVVEHYPSTPGEDERLGTPMFYSSGTTGKPKAVKRTLPDVSPSEQLGIEEMGKRLFRMTDGMTFLSTAPLYHSGPQSSISIGLRLGATHIIMERFDTEQFLALIEEFKVTHTMVVPTMFSRVLKLPKEIRDKYDYSSLQAVVHGAAPCPRQVKQDMLDWWGPVIYEYYGGTEANGTCGCTPQEWLANPGTVGKAFFGEIVIRDEDGNDVPPGTPGTIWFRGGNSSFEYLNDPEKTAEAQDSSGTMSKIGDIGYLNEDGYLFLTDRQAFVIISGGVNIYPQEIENLLITHPEVMDAAVFGVPDEDFGEAVKAVIQPLDPDGGTPDLAERLRDFCLEHLARFKCPRTIDFIDEMPRLPTGKLYKRKLRDAYWKETTNA; translated from the coding sequence GTGTATTCCGGACGACACGTGCACGAAGCTCCCGACCGGCCCGCGCTCATCATGGCCGGCAGCCGGGAGACCCTCACCTACCGGGAACTCGACGAACGCGCCAACCGGGTGGCCAACTACTTCCGGGCCATCGGGTTGCGGCGCACCGACCACATCGCGATCTTCTCCGAGAACACCCTGGAGATGATCGTGACCATGGCGGCCGCCGAACGGTGCGGGCTGTACTACACCCCGATCAACTCGTTCCTGTCCGTCGAGGAAGCCGCCTACATCGTCGACGACTGCGGCGCCCGGCTGGTGGTCACCACTGCGGCGAAATTCGATGTCGCCAACCAGTTCCCGCAGCGCTGCCCGAAGGTCGAGCACTGGCTGGTCGTCGGGCTGGACGCGCCGGCGGCGCCGTTCGGAAACTTCGCTTCGGTGGTCGAGCACTATCCGTCGACACCCGGTGAGGACGAACGGCTCGGCACCCCGATGTTCTACTCGTCGGGAACCACCGGTAAACCCAAGGCCGTCAAACGCACGTTGCCCGACGTCTCCCCGTCCGAACAGCTCGGCATCGAGGAGATGGGCAAGCGGCTCTTCCGGATGACCGACGGCATGACCTTCCTGTCCACGGCGCCGCTGTATCACTCCGGGCCGCAGTCCAGCATCTCCATCGGTCTGCGTCTGGGCGCCACCCACATCATCATGGAACGCTTCGACACCGAACAGTTCCTGGCCTTGATCGAGGAGTTCAAGGTCACCCACACCATGGTCGTCCCGACGATGTTCTCCCGGGTACTCAAGCTGCCCAAGGAGATTCGCGACAAGTACGATTACTCCTCGTTGCAGGCCGTGGTGCACGGCGCCGCGCCCTGCCCGCGGCAGGTCAAGCAGGACATGCTGGACTGGTGGGGCCCGGTCATCTACGAGTACTACGGCGGCACCGAAGCCAACGGCACCTGTGGCTGCACTCCGCAGGAGTGGCTGGCCAACCCGGGCACCGTCGGCAAGGCCTTCTTCGGCGAGATCGTCATCCGCGACGAGGACGGCAACGACGTGCCACCGGGGACTCCGGGCACCATCTGGTTCCGCGGCGGCAACAGCTCCTTCGAATACCTCAACGATCCCGAGAAGACCGCCGAGGCACAGGATTCGAGCGGGACCATGTCCAAGATCGGCGACATCGGCTACCTCAACGAGGACGGCTACCTGTTCCTCACCGACCGGCAGGCATTCGTCATCATCTCCGGCGGGGTGAACATCTACCCGCAGGAGATCGAGAACCTGTTGATCACCCATCCGGAGGTGATGGACGCCGCGGTCTTCGGTGTCCCGGACGAGGACTTCGGGGAGGCGGTCAAGGCGGTCATCCAGCCGCTGGACCCCGACGGCGGCACCCCCGACCTCGCCGAACGACTGCGCGACTTCTGCTTGGAGCACCTGGCGCGGTTCAAATGCCCGCGCACCATCGACTTCATCGACGAGATGCCCCGACTGCCCACCGGCAAGCTGTACAAGCGCAAATTGCGCGATGCGTATTGGAAGGAAACCACGAATGCGTAG
- a CDS encoding acyl-CoA dehydrogenase family protein, with translation MRRTLYSEEHEAFRKAFRAFIDHTAVPHVEEWELAGTVDRQFIRAAGENGFLGFEFGSEFGGLGIEDFRYNAVMTEEVVASGMAGDLFSMQNDIIVPYLRDLATEEQKQRWLPAFTRGECVTALGLTEPGAGSDLAAIKASARREGDELVLNGQKTFITSGATCDLAIVLVRTGERDGRGTTFVAVENGTPGFERGKPMHKIGRKAQDTAELFFDECRVPVANIIGEPGRGFGCAIANLPRERLSIAVAAVASARHALELGLDHVRQRSAFGAPLAQLQSVRMQLAEMHTDIAVLGEYVDRCVLALNDGELTAAEAAGAKYKATELQWEVLDRVLQLFGGYGYMEEYPIARMWRDARIQRIYGGANEVMKDLVGRAVVG, from the coding sequence ATGCGTAGAACCCTCTACTCCGAGGAGCACGAGGCGTTCCGGAAGGCGTTCCGCGCGTTCATCGATCACACCGCGGTACCGCATGTCGAGGAATGGGAACTCGCCGGCACCGTCGATCGCCAGTTCATCCGCGCGGCCGGTGAGAACGGGTTCCTGGGCTTTGAATTCGGCTCGGAGTTCGGTGGACTGGGCATCGAGGACTTCCGGTACAACGCGGTGATGACCGAAGAGGTCGTCGCATCCGGAATGGCCGGGGACCTGTTCTCGATGCAGAACGACATCATCGTGCCGTATCTGCGGGATCTGGCCACCGAGGAGCAGAAGCAACGGTGGTTGCCCGCCTTCACCCGCGGTGAGTGCGTCACCGCACTCGGGCTGACGGAACCGGGCGCGGGCTCGGATCTGGCGGCGATCAAGGCCAGTGCCCGCCGCGAGGGTGACGAGCTGGTGCTCAACGGGCAGAAGACGTTCATCACCAGCGGGGCGACCTGTGATCTGGCGATCGTGCTGGTGCGCACCGGTGAACGGGACGGTCGCGGTACGACGTTCGTCGCCGTCGAGAACGGCACTCCCGGCTTCGAGCGGGGCAAACCGATGCACAAGATCGGGCGCAAGGCACAGGACACCGCGGAACTGTTCTTCGACGAATGCCGGGTCCCGGTGGCGAACATCATCGGTGAGCCCGGCCGTGGATTCGGCTGTGCCATCGCCAATCTGCCCCGCGAGCGGCTCTCGATCGCGGTTGCCGCGGTGGCCTCGGCCCGGCACGCGCTGGAGCTGGGCCTCGACCATGTCCGGCAGCGCAGTGCGTTCGGTGCACCGCTGGCGCAGTTGCAGTCGGTGCGGATGCAGCTGGCCGAGATGCACACCGACATCGCCGTGCTGGGCGAGTACGTCGACCGTTGCGTGCTCGCGCTCAACGACGGTGAGCTGACCGCGGCCGAGGCGGCCGGCGCGAAGTACAAGGCGACCGAACTGCAGTGGGAGGTCCTCGACCGGGTGCTGCAGCTGTTCGGCGGCTACGGCTATATGGAGGAGTATCCGATAGCCCGGATGTGGCGCGATGCGCGCATCCAGCGGATCTATGGCGGAGCGAACGAGGTCATGAAGGACCTCGTCGGACGAGCGGTGGTGGGTTGA
- a CDS encoding SDR family NAD(P)-dependent oxidoreductase: MAGMYGRVALVTGSSRGVGRGIALRLAAEGAAVAVNYRRGADAAAEVVAEIVAAGGHAKAYAAAIDDQAAVDAMVDAVNADLGPVDLLVSNAGTASRGQTVAETPGADFLSLLQVHALGPIHLIQRVLPGMRAAGRGDVVMISSSTVSEAPENSAPYTMAKAAMEMCVRTLAREERAHGIRANIVAPGLVETDMGRRLVRAATGGGAIEDIAGSYPFGRVCTPADIGGAVAFLASADAEYVTGQRITVDGGGRSITVV; encoded by the coding sequence ATGGCCGGGATGTACGGACGGGTGGCGCTGGTGACCGGCAGCTCACGAGGGGTGGGCCGCGGCATCGCGCTGCGGCTGGCCGCCGAGGGCGCGGCAGTCGCGGTGAACTACCGCCGGGGTGCGGACGCCGCCGCCGAGGTGGTCGCCGAGATCGTCGCCGCCGGAGGCCACGCCAAGGCGTATGCCGCGGCGATCGACGACCAGGCTGCCGTCGATGCGATGGTCGATGCCGTCAACGCCGATCTCGGCCCGGTCGACCTGCTGGTCAGCAATGCGGGCACCGCGAGCAGGGGCCAGACCGTCGCCGAGACACCCGGCGCGGACTTTCTGTCGCTGTTGCAGGTGCACGCGCTCGGACCGATCCACCTGATCCAGCGGGTGCTGCCCGGTATGCGCGCGGCCGGGCGCGGCGACGTGGTGATGATCTCCAGCAGCACCGTGAGCGAGGCGCCGGAGAACTCCGCCCCGTACACGATGGCAAAGGCCGCGATGGAGATGTGCGTACGCACCCTGGCGCGCGAGGAACGGGCCCACGGTATTCGGGCCAACATCGTGGCGCCCGGGCTGGTCGAGACCGATATGGGTCGGCGCCTGGTGCGGGCCGCCACCGGCGGCGGCGCGATCGAGGACATCGCCGGTTCGTATCCGTTCGGCCGGGTCTGCACACCCGCCGACATCGGTGGAGCGGTCGCCTTCCTGGCATCCGCCGACGCCGAATACGTGACCGGCCAACGGATCACGGTGGACGGCGGCGGCCGTTCGATCACCGTGGTCTGA
- a CDS encoding phosphotransferase family protein produces the protein MSETTDFLAELAEVLSAQVAEGSPVTLVDVDKRSEGNSWETYLVTASWDGGDRTASFAVKREPVSGIVGSYDVAREVALLRATEGLGLPVPGVAAHRAGEPGNRGFFVMERLAGVVPMPHNVTKMIANADDRSALGRRVAREMATLHAAEPTSLNLTELEPAPAPADTGRAENDQWRQTYDDVASIRIPILDLALAWLDHRADRVSGRVSLVHNDFRVGNLVVNPGDGALVGVLDWETAHFSDPVADLAWFFQRTSRGRSPLACKLLSLDDFLDEYADAAGWRPSQESLTWWAVQSLTKSAIGCLQAVAIFERGDRPELRYANMAHSVYYSLGWLNQMLRDGEWGL, from the coding sequence ATGAGCGAGACCACAGACTTCCTCGCCGAACTCGCCGAGGTGCTCAGCGCACAGGTGGCCGAGGGCAGCCCGGTGACGCTGGTCGACGTCGACAAGCGCAGCGAGGGTAACTCCTGGGAGACCTACCTGGTCACCGCGTCCTGGGACGGCGGGGACCGGACGGCGTCCTTCGCCGTCAAGCGGGAACCGGTGAGCGGGATCGTCGGCAGCTACGACGTGGCGCGCGAGGTTGCGCTGCTGCGCGCCACCGAGGGCCTGGGCCTGCCGGTGCCCGGCGTCGCCGCCCACCGTGCGGGGGAACCGGGCAACCGTGGTTTCTTCGTGATGGAGCGCCTCGCCGGCGTTGTCCCGATGCCGCACAACGTGACCAAGATGATCGCCAACGCCGATGACCGGTCCGCACTCGGTCGGCGGGTGGCCCGGGAGATGGCCACCCTGCATGCCGCCGAACCGACCTCGCTGAACCTGACCGAGCTGGAGCCGGCGCCGGCGCCGGCGGACACCGGCCGGGCCGAGAACGACCAGTGGCGACAGACCTACGACGATGTCGCGAGCATCCGGATTCCGATCCTGGATCTGGCGCTGGCCTGGCTGGACCACCGAGCCGACCGGGTGTCCGGGCGGGTATCGCTGGTGCACAACGACTTCCGTGTCGGCAATCTGGTGGTGAACCCGGGCGACGGGGCGCTGGTCGGCGTGCTCGACTGGGAGACCGCGCACTTCAGCGACCCGGTGGCCGACCTGGCCTGGTTCTTCCAGCGCACCTCGCGGGGACGCTCGCCGCTGGCCTGCAAACTGCTGTCCCTCGACGACTTCCTCGACGAGTACGCAGACGCCGCCGGCTGGCGGCCGAGCCAGGAGAGCTTGACCTGGTGGGCGGTGCAGTCCCTGACCAAGTCCGCGATCGGTTGCCTGCAGGCGGTGGCCATCTTCGAGCGCGGGGACCGGCCTGAACTGCGTTATGCCAACATGGCGCACAGCGTCTACTACAGCCTCGGATGGCTCAATCAGATGCTGCGCGACGGAGAATGGGGATTGTGA
- a CDS encoding TetR/AcrR family transcriptional regulator encodes MPRSTAARAETVKATLRTSARGAHRTEQVARAAAGLFQEFGYQNVSIDRIGAAVGLTGPAVYRHFKGKHDILVHALMTQVRLAEQLHTAANEQGTTAEEKLHLLLAGFGDLTANGNEATLWRREQRHLDPAEHEEFRGYFADNQDRIAAQVAAFKPELGPHKAEFLGFAVLAMYSNTPDIRGTLSADRLQEIQTAVAWAIIECPLPDSDPAATPSPPPAHRRPAGRRERIIDAAAQLFNERGFYDVHIDDIAKASEMSTATLYQHVSSKTEVLSAVLERGAEGLLYVTADVLAYASTPQEALGALIETYIRQAVGPYGRIMHILAADLLYLPEEEQQSLRNAQREYVAEWVEVIEKLSEGLSTADARALAQAAIGVVTDVTQNPQLRRRPNIADELTALVRAMVLPAGLKPA; translated from the coding sequence ATGCCTCGATCGACGGCGGCTCGTGCCGAGACCGTGAAGGCGACACTGCGGACTTCGGCACGCGGCGCGCACCGGACCGAGCAGGTGGCCAGGGCCGCGGCCGGGCTCTTTCAGGAGTTCGGCTACCAGAACGTCAGCATCGACCGGATCGGCGCGGCGGTGGGATTGACCGGCCCGGCCGTCTACCGACACTTCAAGGGCAAGCACGACATCCTGGTGCACGCCCTGATGACCCAGGTCCGCCTGGCCGAGCAGTTGCACACCGCCGCGAACGAACAGGGCACCACCGCCGAGGAGAAGTTGCATCTGCTGCTCGCCGGCTTCGGTGATCTCACGGCCAACGGGAACGAGGCCACCCTGTGGCGGCGCGAACAACGCCACCTCGACCCCGCCGAGCACGAAGAGTTCCGCGGGTACTTCGCCGACAACCAGGACCGGATCGCCGCCCAGGTCGCGGCATTCAAACCGGAACTCGGCCCGCACAAGGCCGAATTCCTCGGGTTCGCGGTCCTGGCAATGTATTCCAATACTCCCGACATCCGCGGGACGCTGTCCGCCGACCGGTTGCAGGAGATCCAGACCGCGGTGGCATGGGCGATCATCGAATGCCCGCTGCCCGATTCGGACCCTGCCGCAACGCCGTCCCCACCCCCCGCACATCGCCGTCCCGCGGGGCGGCGGGAGCGCATCATCGACGCCGCCGCGCAGTTGTTCAACGAGCGCGGCTTCTACGACGTGCACATCGACGACATCGCCAAGGCATCCGAGATGTCCACCGCCACCCTGTATCAGCATGTGTCCAGCAAGACCGAGGTGCTCAGCGCCGTGCTCGAACGCGGCGCGGAAGGACTGCTGTACGTGACGGCGGATGTGCTCGCCTATGCGAGCACCCCGCAGGAGGCCTTGGGCGCGCTCATCGAGACCTACATCCGACAGGCGGTGGGGCCGTACGGGCGGATCATGCACATCCTGGCCGCCGACCTGCTGTACCTGCCGGAAGAAGAACAGCAGTCGTTGCGAAACGCTCAGCGGGAGTATGTCGCCGAGTGGGTCGAGGTCATCGAGAAGTTGTCCGAAGGCCTGTCGACCGCCGACGCCCGTGCGCTCGCCCAGGCGGCCATCGGCGTGGTCACCGACGTGACTCAGAACCCTCAGTTGCGCCGGCGCCCGAACATCGCCGACGAACTCACCGCACTGGTGCGGGCCATGGTGCTGCCGGCCGGGCTGAAACCGGCCTGA